The following are encoded in a window of Hippoglossus stenolepis isolate QCI-W04-F060 chromosome 10, HSTE1.2, whole genome shotgun sequence genomic DNA:
- the LOC118116522 gene encoding potassium voltage-gated channel subfamily S member 3, whose product MVYGQVFPQHSSGDCFINVNVGGFKQQMEHTVLQRFPQTRLGRLLCCSSKEAILDLCDDFSPSEMEFYFDRSPHFFCYVLNFYLTGKIHLADGLCVVSFVQEIEYWGIKERHLDLCCSNKFYELMEVAGDKQWDQMSDEVQLHSSASSTEELSASEDNIEMFEGSWCADVRSNIWIRLENPGHSTSAKAIAVASLSMVIISIVAMCVNSMPDFNQLDVNDQKVENPVLNFFENFCVLFFSAEFILRLAVAPSARRFLCRPLNIIDLMTVMPFYVTMACDMMDEGESTELENVGKVVQILRLMRVFRILKLARHSAGLRSLGATLRNSFSEVGQLVLFLSVGISMFSSLIYFVENESKESELDTIPICWWWATISMTTVGYGDTFPVTPAGKVVGSLCIICGLLIVALPITNIFNKFSKFYEKKRHIDLRQNNNY is encoded by the coding sequence atGGTGTATGGACAGGTGTTTCCCCAGCACAGCTCTGGTGACTGCTTCATCAATGTTAATGTCGGAGGTTTCAAACAGCAGATGGAGCACACGGTGCTGCAACGCTTCCCACAGACGCGTCTTGGGCGTctcctgtgctgcagctccaAAGAAGCCATCCTGGATCTCTGCGACGACTTCAGTCCCTCTGAGATGGAGTTCTACTTTGATCGCAGTCCTCATTTCTTCTGTTACGTTCTCAACTTTTACCTCACGGGTAAAATCCACCTGGCAGACGGATTATGTGTGGTTTCATTCGTCCAGGAGATTGAGTACTGGGGCATCAAGGAGCGTCATCTGGACCTATGCTGCAGCAACAAATTCTATGAGCTGATGGAGGTCGCTGGGGACAAGCAGTGGGACCAAATGAGCGATGAAGTGCAGCTCCACAGCTCAGCCTCTTCCACTGAGGAGCTGTCAGCCTCCGAGGACAACATAGAAATGTTTGAAGGCTCCTGGTGCGCAGATGTCCGCAGCAATATTTGGATTCGACTTGAGAATCCAGGTCACTCCACTTCAGCGAAAGCAATCGCTGTAGCCTCCCTGAGCATGGTTATCATCTCCATTGTAGCCATGTGCGTTAACAGCATGCCAGACTTCAACCAGTTGGATGTCAATGACCAAAAGGTCGAAAACCCAGTGCTGAATTTCTTTGAGAACTTCTGTGTCCTGTTCTTCTCTGCAGAGTTCATCCTCCGTTTGGCTGTTGCACCATCAGCGAGGAGGTTCTTGTGCCGTCCTCTCAATATCATTGACTTAATGACAGTTATGCCCTTTTATGTCACTATGGCCTGTGACATGATGGATGAAGGTGAGAGCACAGAGCTGGAGAACGTTGGCAAAGTGGTGCAGATCTTGAGGTTGATGCGAGTGTTTCGCATCCTGAAACTGGCTCGCCACTCGGCCGGCCTTCGCTCCCTCGGTGCCACGCTGCGAAACAGCTTCAGCGAGGTCGGCCAGCTGGTGCTTTTCTTGTCTGTGGGCATCTCCATGTTCTCTTCTCTTATTTACTTTGTGGAAAATGAATCTAAAGAGTCGGAGCTGGATACCATACCTATTTGCTGGTGGTGGGCCACCATCAGCATGACGACGGTGGGCTACGGGGACACCTTCCCCGTTACGCCAGCTGGGAAGGTGGTAGGCTCCCTGTGCATCATCTGCGGACTGCTGATTGTAGCCCTGCCCATAACTAACATCTTCAACAAGTTCTCCAAGTTCTACGAGAAGAAAAGGCACATAGATCTCAGACAGAACAATAACTATTGA